A single region of the Triticum dicoccoides isolate Atlit2015 ecotype Zavitan chromosome 2B, WEW_v2.0, whole genome shotgun sequence genome encodes:
- the LOC119367493 gene encoding B3 domain-containing protein Os06g0194400-like, which yields MAEPNSYEEQRRRHVEENKRKLGELRLHHLSAAVRDAAVKPMPPQTKQLKLRKAAAPPAPTRRSGRVASLPRQPDYRNISILSGTYVSKTLPPDLVYVAEEARAYALTKAKELKNQLCSDHPSFIKPISNYAATSSWLNIRSQVNKRYLPWSDEMIFLVDEEDGEFQMPYYALRGSFGTGWKWFAIGHKLADGDCLVFQLVEKTKFKVYIIRASSYHEKDLLTPLAQLLRLQKGKKRIHGAQHNL from the exons ATGGCTGAACCCAACTCATACGAGGAGCAGCGCAGGAGGCACGTGGAGGAGAACAAGCGGAAGCTGGGCGAGCTGCGCCTGCACCACCTCTCCGCCGCCGTCCGCGACGCCGCCGTCAAGCCCATGCCG CCACAGACCAAGCAGCTGAAGCTGCGGAAGGCTGCCGCGCCGCCGGCGCCGACCCGGCGGTCCGGACGCGTAGCCAGTCTTCCCAGGCAACCTGATTACCGCAACATC AGTATCCTGAG CGGAACATATGTCAGTAAGACATTACCACCTGATCTAGTGTACGTGGCTGAGGAAGCGAGGGCCTACGCCTTGACCAAGGCCAAAGAGCTCAAGAACCAGTTGTGCTCTGACCACCCCTCTTTCATCAAGCCCATCTCCAATTATGCTGCCACAAGTTCCTGGCTG AACATCCGGTCACAGGTCAATAAGAGGTATCTGCCGTGGAGTGATGAGATGATCTTTCTGGTGGATGAAGAGGATGGCGAGTTTCAGATGCCTTACTATGCACTAAGGGGTTCCTTTGGCACTGGATGGAAATGGTTCGCCATCGGTCACAAGCTGGCTGATGGTGATTGCTTGGTGTTCCAGCTAGTTGAGAAGACAAAGTTCAAG GTTTACATAATTAGAGCAAGTTCCTATCACGAAAAGGACCTGTTGACGCCTTTAGCTCAACTATTGCGGCTGCAGAAG GGCAAAAAAAGGATCCATGGAGCGCAACATAATCTTTGA